GAACGGGCCCGGGTGTCGGGACCCGGACCCGTCGTCCAACAGCGAGTGCCCCGCGAGGGGACGCCCGCCGCTTCCGTAGCGTGTCAGGTCAACGGACCACGAACTCGCCGCGACGGTTGCGGGCCCAGGAGCCTTCGCCCTCGCCGCGCTCCAGGGGCCGCTCCTCTCCGTAGCTGCGGACCTCGAAGCGACCGGCCGTGAGCCCGAAGCTCGTGAAATAGTCCTTGATGGCGTTCGCGCGCCGAAGACCCAGCGCGAGGTTGTACTCGGTGGAGCCGCGGTCGTCGGCGTGCCCATCGATCTGGAGCCGCACGTCCGGATCCTGACGCAGCACCTGGACCTTCGCGTCCAGGAGGGCGCGCTGATCCGGCCGGATGACGGCGCGGTCGTAGTCGAAGAACACCATCTCGGTCAGCACCGCGCGTCGGCGGGCAGCCTCGGCGGCCGCATCGGTCGTGGAGCCCGGGTCCGAACGAACGGCGTTGCGGGCCGGCGCGGGTTGCGACGCCATGACGGCGGGAGCCGGCGCGGCCTCGGCGGGCTTCTTCCCGCAGGCGCCGGTCGCCAGGCCCAGAGTGATCAGGAGACCGGTGAGGCCGGTCCCACGGAAGCTGCGGTTCATCGGGGATCCTCGGTGTCGATAGGGGTGATGTGCCGATCGGGTTCGATCGTCGTGCTCGGTCTCGGCGGAACCAGCACGACGGGAGCCAACGAACGCAGCGCGAGCTGCGTGGCGGTGCAGCCCAGCCGGAGCGGCTGGTAGCCGGATTGCCCGTGGGTGCCTGCGACCAGGAAGTAGGCGCGGCGCTCTTCGGCGGCATGGATCAGCTCGACCCAGGGGACGCCCTCGCGCTCCTCGATGGAAGGCGGGTGATCCCCGAGGCGCTCCAGCCAGGCCCGCCGCCGCGCCGCGGTCCCGCCCGCCGGCAGTCCGTCGCGCCGGCGCACGTGGACGACATGGACCGACGTCCCGCGCTCGCTGCCCATCCTGCGGGCCACCTCGAACGCGTGCGCGGACGCTTCGGAGAAATCGACACCGACGACGATCACGTGGGCCTCGGCAGGGGGGCGCGGCCTGCGCCCGGTTCGGGGCTGCGCAATGCCGGAAGCGTGCCGCGGCGCCTCCGCCCCCGGGCCTGCGCACAAGATCCACGACTGCAAGGCGTTGAGCGGAGGGGACGCCGTCGCGGACGGGCGCCCGGGCGCCACCGTCCCGCGGTGCGGGGGGGCGGGGCTCCCCGACGGTGGGGCAGAATGCCACGGCAGACGGGGGGAATGCTGCGCGACCGACCCGGGCGGGGCCCCGGACGCGAAACGGGGTGGGCGCCTGCGCGCCCACCCCGTTCCCCGCGACCCGAGGGCCGCTCCGGTCACGTCCCGCCGATCAATACCGGTAGTGGTCCGGCTTGAACGGGCCGTCCGCGGCCACGCCGATGTAGGTGGCCTGCTCGGGCGTGAGCTCCGTGAGCTTCACGCCCAGGTGCTCCAGGTGCAGACGGGCCACCTTCTCGTCCAGGTGCTTGGGCAGCATGTAGACGCTCTTCTCGTACTGGTCCGAATTGCGGGCCAGCTCGATCTGGGCCATCACCTGGTTGGTGAAGCTGGCGCTCATCACGAAGCTCGGATGGCCGGTGGCGCAGCCCAGGTTGAGCAGACGGCCTTCCGCCAGGATCAGCACGGAGTGCCCGTCCGGGAAGATGAACTCGTCGTACTGCGGCTTGATGTTCCGGCGCTGCACCTTGTGCTTCTTCAGGCCGGCCATGTCGATCTCGTTGTCGAAGTGGCCGATGTTGCCGATGATCGCCTTGTTCTTCATGCGCGCCATGTGATCGTAGGTGATCACGTCCTTGTTGCCGGTGGCGGTGATGAAGATGTCCGCGTAGTCGAGCACGTCCTCGACCCGCTTGACCTCGAAGCCCTCCATCGCGGCCTGCAGGGCGCAGATCGGATCGATCTCGGTCACGATGACGCGCGCGCCCTGTCCCTTCAGCGCCTGGGCGCAGCCCTTGCCCACCTCACCATAGCCGCAGACGACCGCCGTCTTGCCGGAGATCATCACGTCGCTGGCGCGGTTGAGCCCGTCGATGACGGAGTGCCGGCAGCCGTAGATGTTGTCGAACTTCGACTTGGTGACGGAGTCGTTGACGTTGATGGCCGGGAAGAGCAGGGTGCCGGCCTTCTCCATCTCGTAGAGACGGTGCACGCCCGTGGTGGTCTCCTCCGACACGCCCTGGATCGTGGAGGACAGGCGCGTCCACCGACCCGGGTCGCTGTCGAGCGTGCGGCGCAGCAGGTCCAGGATGACGCCCCACTCCTCGGGCTCGCTGCTCTCGTCGAACGCGGGGACGGCACCGGCCGCCTCGTACTCGACGCCCTTGTGGAGCAGCAGGGTGGCGTCACCGCCGTCATCCACCAGCAGGTCCGGCCCGGAGCCGTCCGGCCACATCAGCGCCATCTCGGTGCACCACCAGTACTCCTCCAGCGTCTCGCCCTTCCAGGCGTAGACGGCGCAGCCCGTCGGGTTCTCCACGGTCCCGTCCCGGCCCACGGCCACCGCGGCCGCGGCGTGGTCCTGGGTCGAGAAGATGTTGCAGGACACCCAGCGCACGTCGGCGCCGAGATCCATGAGCGTCTCGATCAGCACCGCGGTCTGTACGGTCATGTGCAGCGAGCCCATGACCTTGAGCCCGGCCAGCGGCTGGGTCTCGGCGTACTCGCGGCGCACGGCCATGAGGCCGGGCATCTCGTGCTCGGCCAGCTCGATCTCCTTGCGGCCCCATTCGGCGAGGCTCAGGTCGGCCACCTTGAAGGGCGGACGGTCGGTGGCCACGGCGTTCTTGGTCAGGACTCCACTTTCCATGGGATGTCGGATCCTCGGTCGGGTTCGGGTTGGGTGGTGTGTCGGTGTCGGGTTCAGGTCCGGGTCGCCGTGCCCACGAAGAGCAGCGGCCCGGAGGCGTCGGGGTCGGGCACGAGACCGCGGTGCACGTAGCGCGCGAAGCCCGCGGCGCGGGTCCAGCCCCGCATCCGCTCCTCGCTGAAGCCGGGCCACAGGTGCCCCATCGTCTGGCGGTACTCCGGGCGGCCGTGCTCGCGCATGTCCACGACCAGCAGGCGCCCGCCCGGGGTGAGCACACGGCGGGCCTCGGCCAACGCACGCTCGGGCTCCGGCACGTAGTGGAGCACGAGCACGAGCAGGGCCAGATCCACGGAGCCGTCGTCGAGCGGCACGGCTTCCAGCTCGCCCGCCCGTATTTCGGCGTTCGGCTGGTCGGCCAGCCGCGACCGGGCGGCAGCCAGCATCTCCGCCGACCGGTCCAGCGCGATGACGCGCCGTACGAACGGCGCCACGGCCTCGGCCAGCGCGCCCGTCCCGGCGCCCAGGTCGGCCACCGTCCAGGCCGGGTCCAACAGCCCCAGCAGGAGGGAGGCCTCGGTGCTGCGCCCGAAGAGCTGGACCCGGAGCGCGTCCCAGTCGGCCGCCGCGCCCGAGAAGAACTCCTCCGAGCGGCGACGGCGCTCCGCGAGGACGGCGCGCGCCCGCTCGGCGTCCTCGTCCCGCCAGGGGGCTTCGGCGAGGGAGGACCGCACCACCCGCCACAGGCCACTCTGGTCCTCGGGCAGGTCGGGCGAGAGCTGATAGTGCCGACTGGTGCCGTCCGCCCGGACGCGGAGCCACCCGTCCGCGGAGAGCACCTTCAGGTGCCGCGAAACGGACGATTGTGGGAGCTGTACCACAGATGTGAGCTCCGACACCGTGAACTCGCTGCGGTCCAGAAGCACAAGGATCCGCAAGCGATTCTCGTCGTTCAAGGCCTCGAGGCGGGCCAGGATCTCGGGTCGGGCCGTCAATATATCCATATTTGCGGATCAAAGGATACACTGATCGTGCCCGGCTGTAAAGCCGGGCGTCCAGCGATGGGCCGGACGTCCTGGGGCCCTCGGCGACCCCGCGTGCGCCCTCCCCTGCGAAACCCGCGCCGGGCCGCGGCGTACCCGGAGGGACGGTGCACCCACCCTTCCGCCCGGACCCCATGCGTCGCTCCCTGCTGCCCCTGCTCCTGCTCCTGGCGGGAGGATGCGCCGGAGACGGGGTCGGCATCCTGGACGTCGCCCCCGGCGGGGACGCCGCGGCCTTCGCCGCCCACCTCGAGGCCGCCCTTCCCGGGGAGATGGCCGCGTTCGGCATCCCGGGGATGGCCGTCGCCCTCCTGGAGCACGGGCAGGTCGCGTGGAGTCGGGGCTTCGGCCTGGCCGATCCCGTGCGCGGGGTGCCGGTCGACCCGTCCGGCACCGTCTTCCAGGTCGCCTCGCTGTCCAAGCCGGTCGTGGCGTGGGCCGTGGCCCGGCTGGCCGAGGAAGGGCGCCTGGACCTCGACGCCCCGGTCGAGTCCGTGCTGACGCGGTGGCACTTCCCCGAGTCCGACTTCGACGTCTCGGCGGTCACGGCGCGCCGCCTCCTCAGCCATACGGCCGGGACGTCCATCCACGGGTACCTGGGCTTCGATCCCGACGTCCCGCTCCCGACCCTCGAAGCGTCCCTGGACGGCGCCACGCTGGGCCTCGGCCCCGTGCGGCTGATCGCCGACCCGGGTCGCGGGTGGCGGTATTCGGGAGGGGGCTACACGGTGCTGCAACTCCTGGTGGAGGAGGTCACGGGCCGCCCCTTCGCGGAGCACATGCGCGACGCCGTGCTCCAGCCGCTCGGCATGACGTCCTCTGCCTTCGACTGGGCCGACGGGCTACGTCCCCGCACCGCTGTCCCGCATTCGGTCCGGGACGCGCCGCTCCCCAACTACCTGTACCGGGCCCAGGCGGCCGCCGGACTCTACTCCACGCTGTCGGACTACGCCCGCTTCGTGGTGGCCAGCATGGACGGGGCGGGTGGAGGAGGGGTGTTGCCGGGGCCCGTCGCACAGGGGCTCCACGCCCGGGCCGACGCTGCGGTGGGCTACGGGCTCGGCCACCAACGCTTCACGCTGGCGGACGGCCGCGTCCTCGTGGGGCATGTCGGGCTGAACCGCGGCTGGCGGGCCTTCTGGCTCATGGAGCCGGCAGCGGGCTCGGGGATCGTGGTCCTGTCGAACTCGCAGGACGTCTACGACCTGCCCTCGCGCACCATATGCGCGTGGACCCGGGCCGTGCTCTCCGCGACGATCGTCTTTCCGGTGGGCATCGCCGGCTGCCAGGGACGCTGACGTCGCAGGGACCCTGACCTCGGACGCCACCGTGCCCCCGGGTGCTCCGGGGTGCACGGCCTGCTCCGGCACGTCTCCGGCAGGCAGGGTCGAGCAGGGGGCGGAGCCGTCAGGCGCTCGGGAGACCCGTCACTCCCTCCGCTCGAGCAGCCAGCGCAGGCGGGCCACGACCATCTCGATGGCGACCTCGTTCTCGCCTCCGGTGGGGATGATCACGTCCGCCCAGCGCTTGCTCGGCTCCACGAACTCCAGGTGCATGGGACGCACCGTGTCCAGGTACTGACGGATCACCGACTCCACCGTGCGTCCCCGCTCGGCCACGTCGCGCTCGAGGCGGCGGATGAAGCGCACGTCCGCGTCCGTGTCCACGAAGATCTTGATGTCGAGCCGCCGTCGGAGCTCGGGCTCGGCGAGCACCAGGATCCCGTCCACGATGACGACGGGGGTGGGCTCGATGCGTCGCGTGGCACCCGTGCGCGTGTGCGTGGCGAAGTCGTAGATGGGCACGTCGACCCCGTGGCCTCCCCGCAAGGCGTCGACGTGGGCGAGCAGGAGGGGGAGGTCGAGCGCGTCGGGGTGGTCGAAGTTGACGAGGCTGCGCTCGTCCGGGCTCAGGTGTCCGTAGTCGCGGTAGTAGGCGTCCGCGTGCACGATGCCCACCCGGCCGGGACCGAGCACGTCCAGGATGCGGCCCACCACCGTGCTCTTGCCCGAGCCGGATCCGCCCGCAGTGCCGATCAGGACGGGCGCGTTCACGGCGTGCCGCCGGCCGTGGCGGCGGGTCGCGCCTCATGCAGGGCATAGACCGTCACGGGCTCCGCCTTCCCGCGCAACGCGACCGTCTCGATGGGCTCGAACGTGAAGGCATGCGCGCCGCGCACGCCGTCCACGATGGCCTCCGATGCGAGGGCCTCCACGGCCAGGTCCCGGCACCGCTCCTGGATGCGGGCGGCCGTGTTGAGCACGTCTCCGGTGAAGACGAGGTCCCGCGTCAGCACGCCGATCTCGCCCGCCATCACCACCCCCTGGTGGAAGGCGGCCCGGAACGACGGGACGGCGCCGTAGCGGGCCTCGTACTGTGGGGCGCGCGCCGCCAACGTCGCGCGGACGAGCGAGAGACAGGACAGGCAGCGTGCGTCTTCGAGGCCCTGGCGGTCGCGCCAGCTGACGATCACCTCGTCGCCCACGTACTGGTAGATCTCGCCGCGCGCGCGGGCGATGGGCTCGGCCAGATCGCGATAGGTCTCCGCCAGGAACTCGTGGTACCGCTCGGGCCCGAGCCGCTCGGCGAGAGGCGTGGATCCGGCGAGGTCGAGGAACAGGAACGTGCGCCGCTCCGGGCGCGGCCGCTGGTAGCGGCCCAGGACGAAGTGGGTCCAGAAGCCGGGCCCGAGGATGTCGAAGACCTCCACGAGGAAGGACGTCAACGTGGCGACCCCCGTCCAGAAGAGCAGGTTGCGGACGGTCCAGGGCCCGAAGAACCAGGCGTTGGCGCCCGACAGGGTCGTGGGATCGAGGAGGGGGCGTCCCAGCTCCAGGGAGAAGTACCACAGGTTCCCCGTCCAGGTGAGCACCAGGATGACGGTCACGTACGTGAGCGCGTGCGCCGCGACCACCAGCCAGAAGGGCTGCCGGCGCAGCCGCTCCTTGATGAAGAAGATCACGATCCCGGCCGCGATGGGGCCGCCGACCAGCGCGG
Above is a window of Gemmatimonadota bacterium DNA encoding:
- a CDS encoding OmpA family protein, which gives rise to MNRSFRGTGLTGLLITLGLATGACGKKPAEAAPAPAVMASQPAPARNAVRSDPGSTTDAAAEAARRRAVLTEMVFFDYDRAVIRPDQRALLDAKVQVLRQDPDVRLQIDGHADDRGSTEYNLALGLRRANAIKDYFTSFGLTAGRFEVRSYGEERPLERGEGEGSWARNRRGEFVVR
- a CDS encoding universal stress protein gives rise to the protein MIVVGVDFSEASAHAFEVARRMGSERGTSVHVVHVRRRDGLPAGGTAARRRAWLERLGDHPPSIEEREGVPWVELIHAAEERRAYFLVAGTHGQSGYQPLRLGCTATQLALRSLAPVVLVPPRPSTTIEPDRHITPIDTEDPR
- the ahcY gene encoding adenosylhomocysteinase; translation: MESGVLTKNAVATDRPPFKVADLSLAEWGRKEIELAEHEMPGLMAVRREYAETQPLAGLKVMGSLHMTVQTAVLIETLMDLGADVRWVSCNIFSTQDHAAAAVAVGRDGTVENPTGCAVYAWKGETLEEYWWCTEMALMWPDGSGPDLLVDDGGDATLLLHKGVEYEAAGAVPAFDESSEPEEWGVILDLLRRTLDSDPGRWTRLSSTIQGVSEETTTGVHRLYEMEKAGTLLFPAINVNDSVTKSKFDNIYGCRHSVIDGLNRASDVMISGKTAVVCGYGEVGKGCAQALKGQGARVIVTEIDPICALQAAMEGFEVKRVEDVLDYADIFITATGNKDVITYDHMARMKNKAIIGNIGHFDNEIDMAGLKKHKVQRRNIKPQYDEFIFPDGHSVLILAEGRLLNLGCATGHPSFVMSASFTNQVMAQIELARNSDQYEKSVYMLPKHLDEKVARLHLEHLGVKLTELTPEQATYIGVAADGPFKPDHYRY
- a CDS encoding metalloregulator ArsR/SmtB family transcription factor; amino-acid sequence: MDILTARPEILARLEALNDENRLRILVLLDRSEFTVSELTSVVQLPQSSVSRHLKVLSADGWLRVRADGTSRHYQLSPDLPEDQSGLWRVVRSSLAEAPWRDEDAERARAVLAERRRRSEEFFSGAAADWDALRVQLFGRSTEASLLLGLLDPAWTVADLGAGTGALAEAVAPFVRRVIALDRSAEMLAAARSRLADQPNAEIRAGELEAVPLDDGSVDLALLVLVLHYVPEPERALAEARRVLTPGGRLLVVDMREHGRPEYRQTMGHLWPGFSEERMRGWTRAAGFARYVHRGLVPDPDASGPLLFVGTATRT
- a CDS encoding serine hydrolase domain-containing protein translates to MRRSLLPLLLLLAGGCAGDGVGILDVAPGGDAAAFAAHLEAALPGEMAAFGIPGMAVALLEHGQVAWSRGFGLADPVRGVPVDPSGTVFQVASLSKPVVAWAVARLAEEGRLDLDAPVESVLTRWHFPESDFDVSAVTARRLLSHTAGTSIHGYLGFDPDVPLPTLEASLDGATLGLGPVRLIADPGRGWRYSGGGYTVLQLLVEEVTGRPFAEHMRDAVLQPLGMTSSAFDWADGLRPRTAVPHSVRDAPLPNYLYRAQAAAGLYSTLSDYARFVVASMDGAGGGGVLPGPVAQGLHARADAAVGYGLGHQRFTLADGRVLVGHVGLNRGWRAFWLMEPAAGSGIVVLSNSQDVYDLPSRTICAWTRAVLSATIVFPVGIAGCQGR
- the udk gene encoding uridine kinase, with product MNAPVLIGTAGGSGSGKSTVVGRILDVLGPGRVGIVHADAYYRDYGHLSPDERSLVNFDHPDALDLPLLLAHVDALRGGHGVDVPIYDFATHTRTGATRRIEPTPVVIVDGILVLAEPELRRRLDIKIFVDTDADVRFIRRLERDVAERGRTVESVIRQYLDTVRPMHLEFVEPSKRWADVIIPTGGENEVAIEMVVARLRWLLERRE
- a CDS encoding adenylate/guanylate cyclase domain-containing protein, with protein sequence MFRLRLAKVAGITAFWTVLSLVQPLYDELVYRAYQADVSFYSFGRSLALNPLAALVGGPIAAGIVIFFIKERLRRQPFWLVVAAHALTYVTVILVLTWTGNLWYFSLELGRPLLDPTTLSGANAWFFGPWTVRNLLFWTGVATLTSFLVEVFDILGPGFWTHFVLGRYQRPRPERRTFLFLDLAGSTPLAERLGPERYHEFLAETYRDLAEPIARARGEIYQYVGDEVIVSWRDRQGLEDARCLSCLSLVRATLAARAPQYEARYGAVPSFRAAFHQGVVMAGEIGVLTRDLVFTGDVLNTAARIQERCRDLAVEALASEAIVDGVRGAHAFTFEPIETVALRGKAEPVTVYALHEARPAATAGGTP